The following DNA comes from Synechococcales cyanobacterium T60_A2020_003.
CCTAGGGTGTTGTTGATGGTATCCATCATCCGTTGGAGTACATCCAGGGTATTGTCTTGATCCCCCGCCACAAAGTGCTTGGCCCAAGCGGCAACACGTCCCTCTGGATCGGGGCTATGAGGCCGCATGAAAATGGATAAATCCGTCCATTCATCGGGGGTATACTGCACGGGCACCTCCTCCGCCCGACTCTCCAGAGAAAAGTCTGCGATCGCCTTAACGCCAAAATGTTCTCCGGTGAGTCGATAGGTCACCGTTAAGGCATCCGCAGGTTCACTCAATTGCAAAACGGCCACACTATTCGAAAGAGTATCCATCATCCAGCGCACCTGGGATGGAACGCTGGTTTCCAAGGAATAATGCAAGAGGCGGCCATTATGCCCTGCCCGTGGCAAGAAAATAGCGCGGTGTTCGCCGAAGGTCACGGGCTGCCTGTAGCGGTAGGTAGTGATGTGCTCTAGGTCATAAATAACAGTCATTGCGCCGGATTCCACCCCATCCTACACCGTTTCAATATTGACGCCGCCATCCGCACCAATCCAGGCAACTTGGCGAATGGACCGTTGCTGGGCATGGAGCCGTACCGTGTCCCGATCAGCTCCGTCGTTGAGATACACTTCTGCACGGACTAAGGCAGCGGCGGTGCGAATTTTACGGGCATAGGCAAAGGCATGACTGTAGGCTTGGGGAGTTGTCGGAACCACAAGCCAATCACTGGCTGGCGTTTCCGAGGGTAAGAGTCCGGTGGGCAGCATGAGCTGATGCAACTCGCTAATATCCAGGGTGAAGCCAATCCCCGGTTCGCTCTGTCCGTTGGGATGATAAAGACCCAGCAACTGGTCGTAGCGTCCGCCTTGACCGATCACGCGCTGCCCACTGCTGCTGGCACTGACCACTTCAAACACGATGCCCGTGTAGTAATCAAACGTGCGAATTAGGCTGAGATCCAGCACGAGGGATGCGCCTTGATCACCCTGAGCAAACTCTGCATTGTCAGCCAGCAATTCCACCAGAGATTTGAGATTATTAACCGCTGCCCGCTGGTCTGGATTGAGGTCTAGGCTGGATACCCGTTGCA
Coding sequences within:
- a CDS encoding transglutaminase family protein, encoding MTVIYDLEHITTYRYRQPVTFGEHRAIFLPRAGHNGRLLHYSLETSVPSQVRWMMDTLSNSVAVLQLSEPADALTVTYRLTGEHFGVKAIADFSLESRAEEVPVQYTPDEWTDLSIFMRPHSPDPEGRVAAWAKHFVAGDQDNTLDVLQRMMDTINNTLGYQARETEGTQTPDETLRLQSGTCRDYAWLMMEALRRLGFACRFISGYLYDDALDGGEVGMTGSGATHAWLQVYLPGAGWRSYDPTNRITAGFDLIPVAIARHPGQVIPLSGSWFGEAGDYLGMEVNVMIRKRGTLPEFETVSA